In one window of Canis lupus baileyi chromosome 12, mCanLup2.hap1, whole genome shotgun sequence DNA:
- the MPV17 gene encoding mitochondrial inner membrane protein Mpv17 isoform X3 translates to MALWRAYQRALTVHPWKVQVLTAGSLMGLGDIISQQLVEKRGLRGHQTGRTLTMAFLGCGFVGPVVGGWYRVLDRLIPGTAKADALKKMLLDQGGFAPCFLGCFLPLVGALNGLSAQDNWAKLRRLWPAVQLANFYLVPLHYRLAVVQCVAVIWNSYLSWKAHRL, encoded by the exons ATGGCACTCTGGCGGGCATACCAGCGAGCCCTGACTGTTCACCCGTGGAAAGTACAGGTCCTGACAGCTG GGTCCCTGATGGGCCTGGGTGACATTATCTCACAGCAGCTGGTGGAGAAGCGAGGTCTCCGGGGACACCAGACTGGCCGGACCCTGACCATGGCCTTCCTGGGCTGTGGCTTTGTG GGCCCTGTAGTAGGAGGCTGGTACCGGGTTTTGGACCGGCTCATCCCTGGCACCGCCAAGGCTGATGCACTAAAGAAGATGCTGTTGGACCAG gggggctttgccccatgTTTTCTAGGCTGTTTCCTCCCACTAGTAGGAGCACTCAATGGCCTGTCAGCCCAGGACAACTGGGCCAAGCTCCGGCGG CTCTGGCCTGCTGTGCAGTTAGCCAACTTCTACCTGGTTCCCCTTCATTACAG GCTGGCTGTCGTCCAGTGTGTTGCTGTCATCTGGAACTCCTACCTGTCATGGAAGGCACACCGGCTCTAG
- the MPV17 gene encoding mitochondrial inner membrane protein Mpv17 isoform X1, producing MALWRAYQRALTVHPWKVQVLTAGSLMGLGDIISQQLVEKRGLRGHQTGRTLTMAFLGCGFVGPVVGGWYRVLDRLIPGTAKADALKKMLLDQGGFAPCFLGCFLPLVGALNGLSAQDNWAKLRRDYPDALLTNYYLWPAVQLANFYLVPLHYRLAVVQCVAVIWNSYLSWKAHRL from the exons ATGGCACTCTGGCGGGCATACCAGCGAGCCCTGACTGTTCACCCGTGGAAAGTACAGGTCCTGACAGCTG GGTCCCTGATGGGCCTGGGTGACATTATCTCACAGCAGCTGGTGGAGAAGCGAGGTCTCCGGGGACACCAGACTGGCCGGACCCTGACCATGGCCTTCCTGGGCTGTGGCTTTGTG GGCCCTGTAGTAGGAGGCTGGTACCGGGTTTTGGACCGGCTCATCCCTGGCACCGCCAAGGCTGATGCACTAAAGAAGATGCTGTTGGACCAG gggggctttgccccatgTTTTCTAGGCTGTTTCCTCCCACTAGTAGGAGCACTCAATGGCCTGTCAGCCCAGGACAACTGGGCCAAGCTCCGGCGG GACTATCCTGATGCCCTCCTCACCAACTACTAT CTCTGGCCTGCTGTGCAGTTAGCCAACTTCTACCTGGTTCCCCTTCATTACAG GCTGGCTGTCGTCCAGTGTGTTGCTGTCATCTGGAACTCCTACCTGTCATGGAAGGCACACCGGCTCTAG
- the MPV17 gene encoding mitochondrial inner membrane protein Mpv17 isoform X2 — protein MALWRAYQRALTVHPWKVQVLTAGSLMGLGDIISQQLVEKRGLRGHQTGRTLTMAFLGCGFVGPVVGGWYRVLDRLIPGTAKADALKKMLLDQGGFAPCFLGCFLPLVGALNGLSAQDNWAKLRRDYPDALLTNYYAGCRPVCCCHLELLPVMEGTPALGRPHSGVGACRAAA, from the exons ATGGCACTCTGGCGGGCATACCAGCGAGCCCTGACTGTTCACCCGTGGAAAGTACAGGTCCTGACAGCTG GGTCCCTGATGGGCCTGGGTGACATTATCTCACAGCAGCTGGTGGAGAAGCGAGGTCTCCGGGGACACCAGACTGGCCGGACCCTGACCATGGCCTTCCTGGGCTGTGGCTTTGTG GGCCCTGTAGTAGGAGGCTGGTACCGGGTTTTGGACCGGCTCATCCCTGGCACCGCCAAGGCTGATGCACTAAAGAAGATGCTGTTGGACCAG gggggctttgccccatgTTTTCTAGGCTGTTTCCTCCCACTAGTAGGAGCACTCAATGGCCTGTCAGCCCAGGACAACTGGGCCAAGCTCCGGCGG GACTATCCTGATGCCCTCCTCACCAACTACTAT GCTGGCTGTCGTCCAGTGTGTTGCTGTCATCTGGAACTCCTACCTGTCATGGAAGGCACACCGGCTCTAGGCCGGCCTCACTCCGGTGTCGGCGCCTGCCGTGCTGCAGCATGA
- the UCN gene encoding urocortin, producing the protein MKQRGRAALLMALLLLAQLRPGSSQWSREAAAAGVQDPSLRWNPGARNQDGGARALLLLLAERFPRRAGPGRWGSRTAGERPRRDDPPLSIDLTFHLLRTLLELARTQSQRERAEQNRIIFESVGK; encoded by the coding sequence ATGAAGCAGAGGGGACGCGCGGCGCTGCTGATGGCGCTGCTGCTCCTGGCACAGCTGCGCCCGGGGAGCAGCCAATGGagccgggaggcggcggcggccggggtcCAGGACCCAAGTCTGCGCTGGAACCCCGGGGCGCGGAACCAGGACGGCGGCGCCCGCgcgctgctcctgctgctggccGAACGCTTCCCGCGccgcgcggggccgggccggtGGGGATCCCGGACCGCGGGCGAGCGGCCCAGGCGGGACGACCCTCCGCTGTCCATTGATCTCACTTTCCACCTGCTGCGGACCCTGCTGGAGCTGGCGCGGACGCAGAGCCAGCGGGAGCGCGCCGAGCAGAACCGCATCATATTCGAGTCGGTGGGCAAGTGA